The genomic interval AAGGAGATAAATTATGAAAATGGAACTTAAGAAGAATTTTCGTTATTCGTTAATTGTTCCCACCAGTATGGGTGTTCGTATCACCCCAGCCAACGGACAACCGGTTAATAGCAGTGATACCTTTTTTATGCAGGCCACCAGTGCAGAGACTAACGTTGCCAGTATAGCTTCATACCTCGGACTTCCCGTAAAAGTATTGACTACTTTTGTAAAGGACAGTCCCATTGCTCAATTTATAAAAAATAATCTTGCCAGCCGGCACATGATGTACGAAGGCAAAGAAGTACCACAAGGCGGACCCTGGGGCTACCGTCACCAGTTTAATATCGCAGACAGCGGGTTCGGTTCACGTGGCCCGAGAGTACAAAACGACAGGGCTGGTGAAGTTGGCCGCACCCTCAATGCAAACGATTTCAATCTTGACAAAATCTTTGGAGAAGAAGGTGTACAGATCGTCCATTTATCCGGATTGATTTGCGCATTGTCGCCCGAAACCAGTAAATTTTGCCTGGAGCTTGCAAGAGCAGCCAAAAAATATGGTACCCGCATATCCTTCGACCTCAACTACAGGGCTTCGTTCTGGAAAGGCCGCGAAAAGGAACTCAGTGAAATTTTTGCCGAAATTGCCAGTATCTCCGACATCCTGGTAGGTAACGAAGAAGACTTTCAGCTTTGCCTGGGTATCAAAGGGCCAGAAGCAGGCGGTAAAGACATCGCAGCCAAAATCGAAAGCTTCAAAGAAATGATTACCCGCGTGAAGAAAACCTTCCCCAACGCCTCTGTATTCGGGACCACCCTGCGCGAAGTGGTTAACACAAACACCCATCGCTGGGGAGCCATCATGCTCGAAGGCGAAAACTGGCAGGTAATTGAACCCCGTGAAATCCACGTTCTCGACCGCATTGGTGGCGGTGATGGTTTTGTCGGTGGTATGCTTTATGCCATCCTCAAAGGCTGGGAACCTGAAAAATGGATACAGTTCGGCTGGGCAAGCGGTGCGCTGGCCACTACCTTCCTGACCGACTATGCACAACCTGCCGACGAAGAAATGATCTGGAGCATCTGGGAAGGTAATGCACGGGTAAAACGGTAATATTTATTTCATAAAAAATGTTGTAGAGGCGCAATATCCTGTGCCTCTATAACATTTTTTTATTTTGCAGAAGTTTTAATGCCTGAAAGGGGTATTTACCCTGAACCTCCCGCGAATTGAATCGAGTTTGTTGATCAATGGCCTGATCGGCTGAATTGCCGCCGAGTCCCCCATGCCAAACCTGATATGATGATAATAAGAACCCTGACGAACCGTGATCCAGGTATCGCAACCATCAAGGCAAATATCACAACTGTTCAGGTTAATCTTTTGGAATTCGTTCAGGTCAAGTTTTGAAACCAAGTTGTCCCAGTCCTGTTTATTCGTTAACGTATCAATCTTGATTTCATTCGAACTGCTGCAGTACCTGCCGTTATAATCATAATGAGTCTTATCCTCAGCAATTACCAAGGAGTCCTCCCCCACGCACCATCCGCAAACCGTTCCTATCGTAATTTCCAGCTTGTTATTTTCATTCTCTTTCTTGCAGGAAGAAAAAAGGATTAACAGAATAAATCCAAGGTTAATTAGAAATATCTTCATCATATTTTTTTCTTTAAGATAAATTTCAGGTCAATTTGGTTGCTTCAATTTTTCCAAATCCCAATTTCCTTTTGACAATTCACAAACAAAAGCGATGTTAAAGGATCTAATAAATTTAATTATTATTAAAA from Bacteroidota bacterium carries:
- a CDS encoding PfkB family carbohydrate kinase is translated as MELKKNFRYSLIVPTSMGVRITPANGQPVNSSDTFFMQATSAETNVASIASYLGLPVKVLTTFVKDSPIAQFIKNNLASRHMMYEGKEVPQGGPWGYRHQFNIADSGFGSRGPRVQNDRAGEVGRTLNANDFNLDKIFGEEGVQIVHLSGLICALSPETSKFCLELARAAKKYGTRISFDLNYRASFWKGREKELSEIFAEIASISDILVGNEEDFQLCLGIKGPEAGGKDIAAKIESFKEMITRVKKTFPNASVFGTTLREVVNTNTHRWGAIMLEGENWQVIEPREIHVLDRIGGGDGFVGGMLYAILKGWEPEKWIQFGWASGALATTFLTDYAQPADEEMIWSIWEGNARVKR